A section of the Dehalobacter sp. DCM genome encodes:
- a CDS encoding DUF2284 domain-containing protein, producing the protein MKAIDFNQLKEKALEFGFNHVGELNADTIVARDEVRSDCAKNKCKVYDKNWSCPPACGTIDECAAQMKKYKRGLILQTTGQLEDSFDFETMEETAENHRVNCNRFAEYIYENFPGSLFLVAGACTRCKTCTYPDAPCRFPNEMNSSMEAYGIVVSDLCSANAIPYYYGPNTITYVGCVLID; encoded by the coding sequence ATGAAAGCTATTGACTTCAATCAACTCAAAGAAAAAGCATTAGAATTCGGATTCAATCATGTCGGCGAACTGAATGCCGATACGATTGTGGCTAGAGATGAAGTCCGTTCAGATTGCGCAAAGAATAAATGTAAAGTGTACGATAAAAACTGGTCGTGCCCGCCGGCTTGCGGAACAATTGATGAGTGTGCGGCCCAGATGAAAAAGTATAAGCGTGGTTTGATCCTGCAAACAACCGGGCAGCTGGAAGATTCTTTTGACTTTGAAACGATGGAAGAAACTGCAGAAAATCACCGCGTGAACTGCAATCGTTTTGCCGAGTATATCTATGAGAATTTTCCTGGAAGTTTGTTTTTGGTTGCCGGTGCCTGTACGCGCTGTAAAACATGTACGTACCCGGATGCGCCCTGCCGGTTCCCTAATGAAATGAATTCTTCGATGGAAGCCTATGGTATTGTTGTCAGCGATTTATGTTCAGCTAACGCGATCCCGTATTACTACGGACCTAATACAATTACGTATGTCGGCTGCGTCTTAATTGATTAA
- a CDS encoding YvrJ family protein has protein sequence MELDLVTLIGQLGFPIAVASYTLIKLDQTIKENTKCMMEMKGLIQSLAGGEIKNG, from the coding sequence ATGGAATTAGACTTGGTAACATTGATAGGCCAATTAGGATTTCCAATCGCTGTCGCGTCATATACGCTTATTAAGTTAGACCAAACGATTAAAGAAAACACTAAGTGTATGATGGAAATGAAGGGACTTATACAAAGTCTGGCGGGCGGTGAAATAAAAAATGGCTGA
- a CDS encoding replication initiation factor domain-containing protein: MKTEKISLDMIRLRCKRSYAEIEEFFNKHTEYDNVFIEFYIQSKAAAFGYNYKIMTNDGSFWMGCGHNSEKRGLNTNLYIEYNPNKLQNNAFLQKVLSVFFRYPKTEIISCDIAKDFSLPMINFIGDMKRKREVKIFNTSKGKTIYIGKGDGRAKLYDKAKEQGLKGVDWTRFEVSLNIGRELYRMDTFGYKGDLPSVFYAEQSLALDAEEKAVIYALSDNVINLNEFSRRKRDKYKEILSNFKEISFSSKEIYQVLNDYVKGVV, translated from the coding sequence ATGAAAACTGAAAAAATATCACTAGATATGATTAGATTAAGATGCAAAAGAAGTTATGCTGAAATTGAAGAATTTTTTAATAAACATACAGAATATGATAATGTTTTCATTGAGTTTTACATCCAAAGTAAAGCGGCGGCATTTGGTTACAATTATAAGATTATGACAAACGATGGTTCCTTCTGGATGGGATGCGGCCATAATTCAGAGAAAAGGGGGTTAAACACTAATTTATACATTGAATATAATCCGAACAAGTTACAAAATAACGCATTCCTTCAGAAGGTGCTATCGGTGTTCTTTAGGTATCCTAAGACAGAGATAATATCATGCGATATTGCGAAAGATTTCTCTTTACCAATGATTAACTTTATTGGTGATATGAAGAGAAAAAGAGAGGTGAAAATATTTAACACTTCTAAGGGAAAAACGATCTATATAGGTAAGGGGGATGGTCGTGCTAAGTTATATGATAAAGCTAAGGAGCAGGGATTAAAGGGGGTTGATTGGACACGCTTTGAAGTATCTCTTAATATTGGCCGTGAATTATATAGAATGGATACATTTGGATATAAGGGCGATTTACCTAGTGTTTTTTATGCGGAACAAAGTCTGGCTTTAGATGCAGAAGAGAAGGCGGTTATATATGCATTAAGTGACAATGTTATAAATCTTAATGAGTTTTCAAGGCGAAAAAGGGATAAATACAAAGAGATTCTAAGCAATTTTAAAGAGATTTCCTTTAGTTCAAAGGAAATTTATCAAGTGTTAAATGATTATGTGAAAGGGGTTGTGTAG
- a CDS encoding N-acyl homoserine lactonase family protein, which translates to MKVYILNNGWMEGDEKIISAMNAKNDPELKEDKPVSTKWERIPIYAVLIDHPQGKIVYDLGCHPESMKGYWPEHLTTITRYCSEPQHNFGHQLALAGTKPSEINTIVLSHFHPDHTGSLYLFPHADVYAPRKDFEYALSQVHLSADPAKHGPYVKATVEVPIKQYHLVDEDIELIPGVELINVPGHTSGLLGMVVHLEKEGTLIFPQDAVNDRKNYGPPAQAKGMLSDPEAYIQSIEKVRQLANKYNAKVMFPHDWEFFQTMKTAPDYYA; encoded by the coding sequence ATGAAAGTCTACATTCTGAATAATGGCTGGATGGAGGGCGACGAAAAAATAATCTCTGCGATGAACGCGAAGAACGATCCGGAATTGAAAGAGGATAAGCCCGTCTCCACAAAATGGGAAAGAATTCCGATTTATGCCGTACTTATTGATCATCCCCAGGGCAAAATCGTATACGATTTAGGATGTCATCCCGAATCGATGAAAGGATACTGGCCTGAACATTTAACAACGATTACGAGGTATTGTAGTGAACCACAACACAATTTTGGGCATCAGCTTGCTTTGGCTGGGACGAAGCCCAGTGAAATCAACACAATCGTTCTCTCACATTTTCATCCTGACCATACTGGGAGTCTTTACCTCTTTCCACATGCGGATGTCTATGCTCCGCGTAAGGACTTTGAATATGCACTGTCACAAGTCCACTTATCCGCAGATCCGGCAAAACATGGACCTTATGTCAAAGCAACCGTGGAAGTACCGATTAAACAGTATCATCTGGTAGATGAAGACATTGAACTTATTCCGGGAGTTGAACTGATCAATGTGCCTGGACACACCTCAGGACTATTGGGTATGGTTGTTCATTTGGAGAAAGAGGGAACATTGATCTTTCCTCAAGATGCCGTAAATGACCGTAAAAACTATGGACCACCTGCGCAAGCCAAAGGAATGCTCAGTGATCCGGAAGCATATATACAATCGATTGAAAAAGTACGTCAATTAGCCAATAAATATAATGCTAAAGTGATGTTCCCGCATGATTGGGAATTTTTCCAAACAATGAAAACTGCTCCAGACTATTATGCATAA
- a CDS encoding MFS transporter: MKKMPNPILLKLAILFLALQDVGAGAATPALGAIAAAFPGVSPTVIQNVSTLPALTVVIFGLLYGVLVKVMRKRSIMWLACILFLVGGLAPAWLNNIYAILFFRALVGCGVGLLYPMANDLVVDFFEGNERKKMIGWTFAVGMLGGIFFQQIGGALSDINWHYTFYAYFAAVLFFALPIIFLPEPVKKEEVVKGTSQEKAKMPASQYVNCIINMIWCFFFITIVTNAAMIIVGENIGTGAQIGTVFSMMTAAAFFGGFFFGAIHKALHGLSMFFCFWVVAIGLYVFYAGHSLGMCFLAMAIIGLGMGFTGSFFFNKSTDIVPFAASAMSLALMTAFNGLGQFLSPFIMNPLVAALGLPAGRPSLLVAAIGLAIVGVFAYIFDRVTPKIAESEKPNVAAQSQTGSQVQA; this comes from the coding sequence ATGAAAAAAATGCCGAATCCGATTTTACTGAAGTTAGCGATTCTATTTCTTGCCCTCCAGGATGTTGGAGCGGGTGCAGCAACACCGGCCTTGGGGGCTATCGCAGCTGCGTTTCCGGGTGTCAGTCCTACCGTAATCCAAAATGTTTCGACCCTCCCTGCTTTAACGGTTGTAATTTTTGGGCTTTTATATGGCGTGTTGGTTAAAGTCATGAGGAAAAGATCTATTATGTGGTTGGCCTGCATACTGTTCCTCGTTGGTGGTCTAGCACCAGCTTGGCTGAATAACATTTATGCAATTCTATTTTTCCGTGCTTTGGTTGGTTGCGGTGTTGGTCTTCTTTATCCTATGGCAAACGACTTGGTTGTTGACTTCTTTGAAGGTAATGAAAGAAAAAAAATGATCGGATGGACTTTCGCAGTAGGTATGCTAGGTGGTATATTTTTCCAACAGATTGGCGGAGCACTTTCCGATATCAATTGGCATTATACATTCTATGCTTATTTTGCGGCAGTTCTTTTCTTTGCGCTTCCTATCATCTTCCTGCCTGAGCCGGTGAAAAAAGAAGAAGTGGTCAAGGGAACATCCCAAGAAAAAGCTAAAATGCCGGCAAGTCAATATGTTAACTGTATTATCAACATGATCTGGTGTTTCTTTTTTATCACGATCGTTACGAATGCTGCAATGATCATTGTTGGGGAAAATATTGGAACCGGTGCTCAAATCGGAACGGTCTTCTCAATGATGACAGCAGCTGCCTTCTTTGGGGGTTTCTTCTTCGGAGCGATTCATAAAGCACTCCATGGTTTATCTATGTTCTTTTGTTTTTGGGTTGTGGCAATAGGGCTGTATGTGTTTTATGCAGGCCATAGCTTAGGCATGTGTTTCTTAGCGATGGCTATCATCGGTCTGGGCATGGGCTTCACCGGCTCATTCTTCTTTAACAAATCTACCGATATCGTTCCGTTTGCGGCTTCCGCGATGTCACTTGCTTTAATGACGGCGTTTAACGGGCTTGGTCAATTCTTATCGCCGTTTATTATGAATCCACTTGTTGCTGCGTTGGGACTGCCTGCAGGCAGACCTTCTCTTCTTGTCGCTGCAATCGGTTTGGCAATCGTCGGAGTATTCGCTTATATCTTTGACAGAGTAACACCGAAGATTGCTGAGAGTGAAAAACCAAATGTAGCAGCACAGTCTCAGACAGGATCTCAGGTACAAGCTTAA
- a CDS encoding putative quinol monooxygenase: MFQFVTVAKVKEGTLDFITKAANVLAEETRKEKGNIYYYLLQALEAPDTLIFVEAWEDEADFQGHANGAPCKKFGETMDPSLAGPVQAYPCRVIA; this comes from the coding sequence ATGTTCCAATTCGTTACTGTAGCTAAAGTTAAAGAAGGGACGCTCGATTTCATCACGAAAGCTGCCAATGTATTGGCTGAAGAAACAAGAAAAGAAAAGGGAAATATCTACTACTACCTGTTACAGGCTTTAGAAGCACCCGATACCTTGATTTTTGTTGAGGCTTGGGAAGATGAAGCCGACTTTCAGGGCCATGCGAATGGCGCTCCGTGCAAAAAGTTCGGTGAAACAATGGATCCATCCTTGGCAGGACCTGTTCAAGCCTATCCCTGTCGAGTCATTGCTTAG
- a CDS encoding LysR family transcriptional regulator, producing the protein MTIQQLKYFVLTAQYKNFTKAAEESHVAQTAISKQISNLESELDIALFSRDKHHVLLTPGGEIFLRYAIEILTMCDNAVRDTRLSKISAKKHLKIGYWGHLERRILTHIVKEYYKKYDDQILIIYNYVHLENIISSIMNGEQDILLVPSPHIANTPRITSTPLFTCGVRLAVGKEHVLANRLEVEPDELRGENFFSQNIEASPGLMAYMETCWQQFGFRPNIIYRASELESAILMAETNKGVMLLPEMFKSMEHRELNFIKIKGFYARENIDIAWLTGNTDPVVKSLIEFVENNRESLIKSFM; encoded by the coding sequence ATGACCATACAGCAGTTAAAATACTTTGTATTAACAGCGCAGTATAAGAATTTTACAAAGGCTGCAGAGGAATCCCATGTTGCCCAGACTGCAATCAGCAAGCAAATCAGCAATCTGGAAAGTGAATTGGATATCGCTCTTTTCTCGCGGGACAAGCATCATGTATTGCTTACTCCCGGAGGAGAAATTTTCTTACGATATGCCATTGAAATTCTAACAATGTGTGACAATGCTGTTCGCGATACGAGGCTTTCCAAAATTTCGGCAAAAAAGCATCTCAAAATCGGATACTGGGGTCACTTGGAACGCCGTATCCTGACCCATATTGTCAAAGAATATTACAAAAAATACGATGATCAGATTTTAATTATCTATAATTACGTCCATTTGGAAAATATCATCTCTTCGATTATGAACGGCGAACAGGATATCCTTTTAGTTCCTTCACCCCACATTGCGAATACACCGCGAATTACTTCTACGCCCTTGTTTACTTGTGGGGTCCGTTTGGCCGTCGGCAAGGAGCACGTCCTTGCTAATCGTCTGGAAGTTGAGCCAGATGAATTAAGAGGAGAAAACTTTTTTTCCCAGAATATTGAAGCCTCCCCCGGTCTTATGGCATATATGGAAACCTGTTGGCAGCAGTTTGGTTTCAGGCCGAATATAATTTACCGGGCATCCGAACTGGAGTCTGCCATTCTGATGGCTGAGACAAATAAAGGGGTTATGTTACTGCCTGAGATGTTTAAATCGATGGAACACAGAGAACTCAATTTTATTAAAATTAAAGGTTTTTATGCCAGAGAAAATATTGACATTGCTTGGTTGACGGGAAATACGGATCCGGTCGTTAAGTCTTTGATCGAGTTCGTAGAAAATAACAGAGAATCTCTAATAAAATCTTTTATGTAG
- a CDS encoding FAD-dependent oxidoreductase, whose protein sequence is MANSKGFEKLLEPGTIGKQKTKNRIIKSSAQMGYPQINDTYARAEWKAYYERFARGGVGLIMVDQVAVDYPASIRLPEVYRLDDDKFIDGLKDLAEAIHRHDCPTFLGLHHNGPWQTENGMDDHFSYPGGAAIGASDFYLPGLPLEFHNTKPRALSIPEIEDIIEKFAKAAERAKQAGFDGVDINAACSHLFNNFLSPLWNNREDIYGGSVENRARLLTQVIQETKRLCGKDFPVSLLINGIELGRLIEIDDSKCLTPELAIATAKELEKAGADMIQIRSSWLGYHIAGFLPDYFFFPEPKVPVEEIPKEYYAREKGAGANILLAQGVKKELSIPVTVVGRINFELGEKVLEDGMADFIAMTRSLHADPELPKKLMEGRPEDIAPCTACGNCMAASGLCRINGLGTTTQLSIERAPHKKKVMVIGGGPAGLEAARVSAVRGHEVVLFEKGTWLGGLMPVASIVKGTHPEDLFKLINYWKLQMKNFGVKVNLKTEANASTVEKEKPDIVFVATGAVPQMPNIPGSNNSNVVKGGDLHKQIKLALRFFSSGTLEKLTKMFMPMGKKVVIIGGGIHGCELAEFLIKRGRKVTIVEKGPMLGYGMSIPGMVHTIDWLMKKNTPIFTNVKEYVEITPKGFTIIDAEGNKVTLKADTIVPADPLLPNTKLLESIKGKAPEVYAIGDCRNPSVIHDAVKDAVLQAKDK, encoded by the coding sequence ATGGCAAACAGCAAAGGGTTTGAAAAATTACTAGAGCCGGGTACCATTGGGAAGCAAAAGACGAAGAACCGTATTATTAAATCAAGTGCGCAAATGGGTTACCCACAAATTAATGATACGTATGCACGTGCGGAGTGGAAAGCGTATTACGAACGCTTTGCCAGGGGCGGGGTGGGCTTGATCATGGTCGATCAGGTTGCTGTGGACTACCCAGCGTCTATTCGTTTACCGGAGGTCTACCGTCTCGATGACGATAAGTTCATTGACGGGCTGAAAGACTTGGCCGAAGCCATCCACCGGCATGATTGTCCTACCTTTCTCGGACTACATCATAACGGGCCATGGCAGACGGAAAATGGTATGGATGACCACTTTTCTTATCCGGGCGGTGCCGCAATTGGGGCTTCTGATTTCTATCTTCCGGGTCTACCCCTGGAATTTCATAATACGAAACCGCGTGCACTGAGCATTCCCGAGATTGAAGACATCATCGAGAAATTTGCCAAAGCAGCCGAAAGAGCTAAGCAGGCGGGGTTTGATGGTGTTGATATCAATGCCGCATGCAGCCACCTGTTCAATAACTTTCTATCCCCACTCTGGAACAATCGAGAGGACATCTATGGTGGGAGCGTAGAGAACAGGGCCAGACTGCTCACTCAGGTTATCCAAGAGACAAAAAGACTGTGTGGGAAAGACTTCCCTGTCAGCCTTCTCATCAACGGCATAGAGTTAGGCAGGCTTATCGAAATTGACGATAGCAAGTGTTTGACCCCGGAACTGGCCATTGCTACGGCGAAGGAGCTTGAAAAGGCCGGCGCTGACATGATACAGATCCGAAGCTCGTGGCTGGGTTATCACATCGCGGGCTTTCTTCCCGACTATTTTTTCTTCCCCGAACCGAAAGTACCGGTCGAAGAAATTCCCAAGGAGTACTACGCCCGTGAGAAAGGAGCAGGCGCTAATATCTTGCTGGCGCAAGGTGTGAAGAAGGAACTCTCTATCCCGGTCACCGTGGTGGGAAGAATCAACTTCGAGCTCGGAGAAAAGGTACTTGAAGACGGTATGGCCGATTTTATTGCCATGACCAGAAGCCTCCATGCTGACCCGGAACTTCCCAAAAAGCTGATGGAAGGACGACCTGAAGACATTGCCCCGTGCACTGCCTGTGGCAATTGCATGGCTGCATCAGGACTGTGCAGAATTAATGGCTTGGGCACAACGACACAACTTTCCATTGAAAGAGCGCCCCATAAGAAGAAGGTCATGGTAATCGGAGGCGGGCCTGCCGGATTGGAGGCAGCACGGGTATCGGCCGTGCGCGGCCATGAGGTTGTCCTCTTCGAGAAAGGTACTTGGCTCGGCGGGCTGATGCCTGTGGCATCGATCGTGAAAGGGACCCATCCGGAAGACCTGTTTAAACTGATCAATTATTGGAAATTACAGATGAAAAATTTTGGTGTGAAGGTTAACCTCAAGACAGAGGCCAATGCTTCTACCGTTGAAAAAGAGAAACCGGACATCGTTTTTGTTGCTACCGGTGCCGTACCACAAATGCCGAATATTCCGGGCAGCAATAATTCCAACGTTGTCAAAGGCGGCGATCTCCACAAACAAATAAAACTGGCGCTCCGTTTCTTCTCGTCCGGGACACTTGAAAAGCTCACGAAGATGTTCATGCCAATGGGCAAGAAGGTTGTTATCATTGGCGGCGGTATCCATGGATGCGAGCTCGCGGAATTTCTTATCAAGCGGGGGAGAAAAGTCACCATTGTTGAAAAAGGCCCGATGCTGGGATACGGAATGTCTATTCCTGGGATGGTGCATACGATTGACTGGTTAATGAAGAAGAATACCCCGATATTCACCAACGTGAAGGAATATGTGGAAATCACCCCAAAAGGGTTTACGATTATTGACGCTGAAGGCAATAAGGTAACGCTGAAGGCAGACACGATCGTTCCGGCTGATCCCTTACTCCCGAACACGAAGCTCCTGGAAAGCATTAAAGGGAAGGCGCCTGAAGTTTATGCGATCGGTGATTGCAGAAATCCGAGCGTTATCCATGATGCGGTAAAAGACGCTGTTCTGCAGGCAAAGGATAAGTAA
- a CDS encoding iron-containing alcohol dehydrogenase produces MKGNQMMPSIFSASNPILFGVGTSKEVGKRAKGFGCTKVLLVFGKNIEAAGLPDKIEKYLREEDIEVVRYNGVQADPPDWSAEEAARIGLENKVDGIIGLGGGSSLDTAKAATLLQTNPFPLRQYFGRFAAKANPGITLIVIPTTAGSGSECTPGGVITDTENQVKTNVNGAGCKVTLGICDPELTLRLPKPVTASTGFDALCHAMESYTSIGHNPFAALAAEKAITLVGNSLMRAYTNGSYDLKARIDMMEAATLGGISMMGPLCHLGHDIGRALGASYRLPHGIACVISMPQVLAYIASAVPEKVAFIGRALGADIAEGEDSASIGVKSKEALRDMMKAMNIPTLQSYGLNKLELFEKIPPNVLEMGLALAPMPTTTESIISILDKVYEENVW; encoded by the coding sequence TTGAAAGGAAATCAAATGATGCCCAGTATATTTTCAGCGAGTAATCCGATCTTATTCGGAGTAGGAACATCCAAAGAAGTAGGGAAAAGAGCAAAAGGCTTTGGTTGTACCAAAGTGTTGTTGGTATTTGGCAAAAACATAGAAGCTGCCGGGTTACCGGACAAAATTGAAAAATATCTTCGGGAAGAAGATATTGAAGTGGTTCGCTATAACGGCGTACAGGCAGATCCGCCGGATTGGTCGGCAGAAGAAGCTGCGCGGATCGGTTTAGAAAACAAAGTCGATGGCATAATCGGACTCGGTGGAGGAAGTTCGCTTGATACGGCGAAGGCAGCAACGTTACTTCAGACTAATCCATTTCCTCTTCGTCAATATTTTGGTCGTTTCGCCGCCAAAGCTAACCCTGGTATAACGCTTATTGTCATCCCGACGACAGCGGGTTCAGGAAGTGAATGCACACCGGGAGGCGTAATCACGGATACTGAAAATCAGGTTAAAACGAATGTCAATGGCGCCGGTTGTAAGGTTACGCTGGGGATTTGCGATCCGGAACTTACCTTAAGGCTGCCGAAACCTGTGACCGCAAGTACCGGGTTTGATGCCTTGTGTCATGCCATGGAGTCCTACACCTCCATAGGACATAATCCGTTTGCTGCTTTAGCTGCTGAAAAGGCGATCACGCTGGTGGGGAATAGCCTCATGAGAGCTTATACCAATGGATCTTATGATCTAAAGGCAAGGATTGACATGATGGAGGCGGCAACGCTAGGCGGAATTTCTATGATGGGCCCGTTGTGTCATTTAGGGCATGATATTGGTCGGGCCTTAGGAGCCAGTTACCGCCTACCGCATGGAATTGCCTGTGTCATATCGATGCCGCAAGTGCTTGCGTACATTGCATCGGCAGTTCCTGAAAAAGTCGCTTTCATTGGCCGTGCGCTTGGTGCCGATATTGCTGAGGGAGAAGATAGCGCAAGCATCGGGGTCAAGTCAAAAGAAGCATTAAGAGACATGATGAAGGCTATGAACATCCCCACGCTTCAGTCCTACGGCCTGAATAAACTGGAATTGTTTGAAAAAATACCGCCTAATGTTCTTGAAATGGGTTTGGCGCTTGCGCCAATGCCAACCACGACAGAATCAATTATTTCGATTCTTGATAAAGTATACGAAGAAAATGTTTGGTAA
- a CDS encoding FAD-dependent oxidoreductase, with translation MKYYKHLFSAIKIGNTIDMLPFNQIGQGGSVMNMTALMAKLDELNVKFIFESKMENVEEDGIVISGKNNVKRKIPCDTIVLALGLRPDTDLGEELQDKLTCEVVCIGDCAVSQGTLKNAVSMAHCAAYNIL, from the coding sequence ATGAAATATTACAAACATCTTTTTTCTGCGATCAAAATTGGGAATACAATAGATATGCTTCCCTTTAACCAGATAGGTCAAGGCGGCAGTGTCATGAATATGACTGCACTCATGGCAAAGCTTGATGAATTGAATGTTAAGTTCATATTCGAAAGCAAAATGGAAAATGTCGAAGAGGATGGCATTGTCATCAGCGGCAAGAATAACGTAAAGCGCAAAATACCTTGTGATACCATTGTTTTGGCGCTTGGTCTCCGCCCCGACACCGATCTCGGCGAAGAGCTCCAAGACAAACTCACGTGTGAGGTTGTCTGCATCGGCGACTGTGCGGTCAGTCAGGGAACCTTAAAAAACGCAGTGAGCATGGCCCATTGCGCTGCTTATAATATTTTATAA
- a CDS encoding oxidoreductase, whose translation MSFNDFQHVFTPIKVGRTTLKNRIEFAPMVCNFTNSSGEATDKYVDFVETQAASGVALIHLGATPVDLDTGADFPSELDVTNDLKINSLKLLAEAAHYHGAKLSVELVHAGRGVDSKLIKTEWGLAPTSMPLPDKHPYIKEMDQKDIEHIIDCYVDCASRLKRCTFDGVLIHGAHGNLIAQFLSPYTNHRTDIYGGSFENRCRFPLMLLKAVRDAVGPDFIVEMRISGDEIIPGGMRIDEVIEFLKLAQTYIDLVSVSSGLIVDPHYHHYTMPSYYQKKGLNVHLARAVKQCPDITIPVSVVGSISADMAEQIIAEGSADMCAIARSLLADPDMLNKCYRGKPEEVRTCLRCWCCVGDDYGHIECAVNPALGRNQKYSKVWKADEKKKVVVVGGGVAGCQSAQTLIKRGHEVILFEKSDMLGGLLHDINKIPYKEDMQKYTDWLVNTTMKCGADIRLNTAATPENVMAENPDAIIVAVGASPAHPPIPGLDNANVYNVLDVDSGRKKVSGNVVVCGGGISGCESALALAMEGCNVTIVDILPVDQFASNVIGMITNIVLTKLKENNIKLIGNHLVRKIDDQGVLIEGKDWSYQTLEADYVVDALGMKPNKELADSFIKLLPDVYVVGDAYEVKNIQRANASAYIRCCNI comes from the coding sequence ATGTCATTTAACGATTTCCAGCATGTTTTTACCCCGATTAAGGTTGGCCGAACAACATTGAAGAACAGAATCGAGTTCGCCCCCATGGTTTGTAATTTCACAAACTCAAGCGGCGAGGCTACAGACAAATATGTTGATTTTGTCGAAACTCAGGCTGCCAGCGGTGTCGCACTCATCCACTTAGGTGCAACGCCGGTTGATTTAGACACAGGTGCAGATTTTCCGAGTGAACTGGATGTTACTAATGATTTAAAAATAAACAGTTTAAAACTCTTGGCTGAGGCTGCCCATTACCATGGCGCTAAACTTTCCGTTGAACTGGTCCATGCCGGACGTGGCGTTGATTCCAAACTCATTAAAACCGAATGGGGTCTGGCCCCAACCAGCATGCCCTTGCCTGATAAGCATCCCTACATTAAAGAAATGGACCAAAAGGATATCGAGCACATCATAGACTGCTATGTGGATTGTGCTTCCCGTCTGAAGAGATGTACTTTCGATGGTGTCCTTATCCACGGCGCCCATGGCAATCTCATCGCACAGTTTCTCTCGCCATATACCAATCACCGGACAGATATTTATGGCGGCTCCTTTGAAAACCGTTGCCGTTTTCCTCTGATGCTGCTCAAAGCCGTGCGTGATGCTGTCGGTCCTGATTTCATTGTCGAGATGCGGATCAGCGGCGATGAAATTATCCCAGGTGGAATGCGGATTGATGAGGTCATTGAATTTCTTAAGCTGGCCCAAACGTATATTGATCTCGTTTCAGTTTCATCCGGACTCATTGTCGATCCTCATTACCACCATTATACGATGCCTTCGTATTATCAAAAAAAAGGATTAAACGTCCATCTGGCAAGAGCCGTTAAACAATGCCCGGACATAACGATTCCGGTCAGCGTCGTAGGTAGTATTTCGGCTGATATGGCGGAGCAAATTATTGCGGAAGGCAGTGCAGACATGTGTGCAATTGCCCGGAGCCTGCTGGCAGATCCCGATATGCTCAACAAATGTTACCGTGGCAAGCCGGAAGAAGTTAGAACCTGCCTGCGTTGCTGGTGCTGTGTGGGTGACGATTACGGACATATTGAGTGTGCGGTTAATCCTGCCCTGGGACGCAATCAAAAATATTCTAAAGTATGGAAAGCCGACGAGAAGAAAAAGGTGGTGGTTGTCGGCGGCGGTGTTGCCGGCTGTCAGTCAGCACAAACACTGATCAAGAGGGGGCATGAAGTGATATTGTTTGAGAAGAGCGATATGCTCGGCGGACTGCTCCATGATATTAACAAAATCCCATATAAAGAAGATATGCAAAAATACACCGATTGGCTCGTCAATACGACCATGAAGTGCGGGGCAGACATTCGCTTGAATACGGCGGCAACTCCGGAAAACGTCATGGCTGAAAACCCCGATGCGATCATTGTGGCTGTTGGCGCCTCTCCGGCTCATCCGCCTATCCCTGGTCTGGATAACGCCAATGTTTACAATGTATTGGATGTTGATTCCGGACGCAAAAAAGTGTCCGGCAACGTTGTGGTCTGCGGCGGCGGAATCAGCGGCTGTGAATCTGCTTTGGCCCTTGCGATGGAAGGCTGCAATGTCACGATCGTCGATATTTTGCCGGTTGATCAGTTTGCCAGTAATGTGATTGGGATGATCACCAATATCGTTTTAACAAAGTTAAAGGAAAACAATATCAAGCTCATCGGCAATCATCTGGTCCGTAAAATCGATGATCAAGGCGTGTTAATAGAAGGCAAAGATTGGTCCTATCAGACCCTTGAGGCAGATTACGTTGTGGATGCCCTGGGTATGAAGCCGAATAAGGAACTGGCTGACAGCTTCATCAAATTGCTTCCGGATGTTTACGTAGTCGGTGATGCCTATGAGGTAAAAAACATCCAACGAGCCAATGCCAGCGCATACATTCGCTGCTGCAATATCTAA